From one Longimicrobium sp. genomic stretch:
- a CDS encoding COX15/CtaA family protein: MAAAPLATDRRLARYAWAVLAWLVVVVLWGAFVRATGSGAGCGRHWPRCDGEVIPRLASVEQVIEYTHRATSGLAGILVLGLLAWAWRALPRRHPARAGAAAATVLLVMEALIGAGLVKLELVAGNQSAARVWWMAAHLVNTFLLLGAVALTAWWASGGARVRLRGQGALAWVLGAAVVATILVGVTGAVTALGDTLFPKTEVGLAVAPAAHFLERLRVVHPVVAILTGVYVVAAGAFARKLRPDAATARLSHLLAALFAAQLAAGAVNVVLLAPVWMQLVHLLLADAVWIALVCTTASALAERPVAVAAREVEAADTRPAAVVAG, translated from the coding sequence ATGGCTGCAGCCCCGCTCGCGACCGACCGCCGCCTGGCGCGCTACGCCTGGGCCGTCCTGGCTTGGCTGGTGGTGGTGGTGCTGTGGGGCGCGTTCGTGCGCGCCACCGGCTCGGGCGCGGGGTGCGGCCGCCACTGGCCGCGCTGCGACGGCGAGGTGATCCCGCGCCTGGCCTCGGTGGAGCAGGTGATCGAGTACACGCACCGGGCGACGAGCGGGCTGGCGGGGATCCTCGTCCTGGGCCTGCTCGCGTGGGCGTGGCGCGCGCTCCCCCGGCGGCACCCGGCGCGCGCCGGCGCGGCGGCGGCCACGGTGCTGCTGGTGATGGAGGCGCTGATCGGGGCCGGGCTGGTGAAGCTGGAGCTGGTGGCGGGCAACCAGTCGGCGGCGCGGGTCTGGTGGATGGCCGCGCACCTGGTGAACACCTTCCTCCTGCTGGGCGCCGTGGCGCTCACCGCCTGGTGGGCGTCCGGGGGCGCGCGCGTGCGCCTGCGCGGCCAGGGCGCGCTTGCCTGGGTGCTCGGCGCCGCCGTGGTGGCGACGATCCTGGTGGGCGTCACCGGCGCGGTGACGGCGCTCGGCGACACGCTCTTCCCCAAGACCGAGGTCGGCCTCGCGGTCGCCCCGGCGGCGCACTTCCTGGAGCGCCTGCGCGTGGTGCACCCGGTGGTCGCCATCCTCACCGGCGTCTACGTCGTCGCCGCCGGCGCCTTCGCCCGGAAGCTGCGGCCGGACGCGGCGACCGCGCGCCTGTCGCACCTCCTCGCCGCGCTCTTCGCCGCGCAGCTCGCCGCGGGCGCCGTCAACGTCGTCCTCCTGGCTCCCGTGTGGATGCAGCTCGTCCACCTGCTGCTGGCGGACGCGGTGTGGATCGCCCTGGTCTGCACGACAGCGTCGGCGCTGGCGGAACGGCCGGTGGCGGTGGCGGCGCGGGAGGTGGAGGCGGCGGATACAAGACCGGCCGCCGTCGTCGCGGGATAG
- a CDS encoding heme o synthase, protein MLDTTAIFPADPAAVSEALEGAHTTATQRAGIAALRGAGGVRQRALDYVTLTKPRIISLLLVTTWAPMVIALGRLPDAGAFLWTMLGGYLMAGGANAINMYMDRDIDARMPRTALRPIPSGRMSPGHVLAFGVALGAAAFLVFWLRVNLLSAELALAGLLYYVFVYTRWLKRTSPQNIVVGGAAGAFPPLVGWAAATGHVSLTAVYLFLIVFFWTPPHFWALALVKQKDYGRVGVPMAPNVWGERETMRQMLFYTVLLVPITLAPVTYGGLGPVYAAAAALLGAWFLAGVVRVLRAKNYTQPAWALYRGSLLYLALLFAAMAVDGIVGGRGDAPIPLRGPDIVAAAAQP, encoded by the coding sequence ATGCTCGACACGACGGCCATCTTCCCCGCCGACCCCGCGGCGGTCAGCGAGGCGCTCGAGGGCGCCCACACCACCGCCACGCAGCGCGCCGGGATCGCGGCGCTACGCGGCGCGGGCGGCGTGCGGCAGCGGGCGCTCGACTACGTGACGCTCACCAAGCCGCGCATCATCTCCCTGCTGCTGGTGACCACCTGGGCGCCGATGGTGATCGCGCTGGGGCGGCTCCCCGACGCGGGCGCCTTCCTGTGGACGATGCTGGGCGGCTACCTGATGGCCGGCGGGGCGAACGCGATCAACATGTACATGGATCGCGACATCGACGCCCGCATGCCGCGCACGGCGCTGCGCCCGATCCCCAGCGGGCGGATGTCGCCCGGGCACGTGCTGGCGTTCGGCGTCGCGCTGGGCGCCGCCGCGTTCCTGGTCTTCTGGCTGCGGGTGAACCTGCTCTCGGCGGAGTTGGCGCTGGCGGGGCTCCTCTACTACGTCTTCGTCTACACCCGCTGGCTCAAGCGCACCTCGCCGCAGAACATCGTGGTGGGCGGCGCGGCCGGCGCCTTCCCGCCGCTGGTGGGGTGGGCGGCGGCCACGGGCCATGTGTCGCTCACGGCCGTCTACCTCTTCCTGATCGTCTTCTTCTGGACCCCGCCGCACTTCTGGGCGCTGGCGCTGGTCAAGCAGAAGGACTACGGCCGCGTGGGCGTGCCCATGGCCCCCAACGTGTGGGGCGAGCGCGAGACCATGCGGCAGATGCTCTTCTACACCGTGCTGCTGGTGCCCATCACCCTGGCGCCCGTCACCTACGGCGGGCTGGGCCCGGTGTACGCCGCGGCGGCCGCGCTGCTGGGCGCGTGGTTCCTGGCGGGCGTGGTGCGGGTGCTCAGGGCGAAGAACTACACGCAGCCCGCCTGGGCGCTCTACCGCGGCTCGCTCCTGTACCTGGCGCTCCTCTTCGCGGCGATGGCGGTGGACGGCATCGTGGGCGGGCGCGGCGACGCCCCGATCCCGCTGCGGGGCCCCGACATCGTCGCCGCGGCCGCGCAGCCGTGA
- a CDS encoding DinB family protein, giving the protein MPAASPTRTDRRWEEALDEHRVALAAFLDTAGRLGDEAWARPWGPGKWTRAQVAEHLALSYEALLKEVRTGERMAPRLPRWKQNVLRWVLLPHILFHGTFPLRARSPREIRPGDAPGPRGPLLDRLRAAAERFEAELGRARRDGGGRVHSPYFGGVDAVRALRFCAVHLEHHRRQIAPRGG; this is encoded by the coding sequence GTGCCCGCCGCTTCCCCGACCCGCACCGACCGACGCTGGGAAGAGGCGCTCGACGAGCACCGGGTGGCGCTGGCCGCCTTCCTCGACACGGCCGGGCGGCTGGGTGACGAGGCGTGGGCGCGGCCGTGGGGGCCGGGGAAGTGGACCCGCGCGCAGGTGGCCGAGCACCTGGCGCTCAGCTACGAGGCGCTGCTGAAGGAGGTGCGCACGGGCGAGCGGATGGCGCCCCGGCTACCGCGCTGGAAGCAGAACGTGCTGCGCTGGGTGCTCCTCCCCCACATCCTCTTCCACGGCACCTTCCCCCTCCGCGCCCGCTCCCCCCGCGAAATCCGCCCGGGCGACGCCCCCGGCCCCCGCGGCCCGCTGCTGGACCGCCTGCGCGCCGCCGCCGAGCGCTTCGAGGCCGAGCTGGGCCGCGCGCGCCGCGACGGCGGCGGCCGCGTCCACTCGCCCTACTTCGGCGGGGTCGACGCCGTCCGCGCCCTGCGCTTCTGCGCCGTCCACCTCGAGCACCACCGCCGCCAGATCGCCCCCCGCGGTGGTTGA
- a CDS encoding AbrB/MazE/SpoVT family DNA-binding domain-containing protein, with product MAFMIVDKRGRGTFPKEVRRELGLDGDDTNILLLSKTPHGTIELVPAALLPRDQLWFHHSEMQNRIAEAEADFREGRFVRTEAPEDAQAYLDRLKGDGPGGANTKSGSTSGLTQRVSGPSA from the coding sequence ATGGCGTTCATGATCGTGGACAAGCGGGGCCGGGGCACCTTTCCCAAAGAGGTTCGCCGGGAACTGGGTCTCGATGGGGATGACACGAACATCCTGCTTTTATCGAAGACTCCGCATGGAACCATCGAACTTGTGCCGGCGGCTCTGCTTCCTCGCGACCAGCTCTGGTTCCACCATTCGGAGATGCAGAATCGCATCGCCGAGGCCGAAGCCGATTTCCGCGAGGGGCGTTTCGTGCGGACAGAAGCGCCGGAGGACGCACAGGCCTACCTCGACCGACTGAAGGGGGATGGGCCGGGTGGCGCGAATACCAAATCTGGATCAACATCAGGCCTCACGCAGAGAGTTAGCGGACCCTCTGCTTGA
- a CDS encoding sigma 54-interacting transcriptional regulator — protein sequence MPAQRRPARAEASPSPSSMNDGGGSGANGGLELVGVSAAVEELRALAARVAASTASVLITGESGCGKEVLARWLHAHSPRAAGPFVAINCAALPDSLVESELFGYDRGAFTGAVEAKPGLFEQANGGTLFLDEVTEVAPLLQAKLLRALQDRTTRRLGSLRPVRLDVRVVAASNLDPAAALRDGRLREDLYYRLRVVELRIPPLRERPEDLGPLCRHFFARFAAAGAHRFRDAGLDALEAMEAYPWPGNVRELENAVERATVLALPADGDVLPLHLLPDEVRAAAPPAAAPSPAGARLDLAGATRRLRRRYLAEALRRSGGNKSEAARLLGISRRGFYDLLREAR from the coding sequence ATGCCGGCTCAGCGACGCCCCGCCCGCGCCGAAGCCTCGCCGTCCCCGTCGTCCATGAACGACGGCGGGGGGAGCGGCGCGAACGGCGGGCTGGAGCTGGTGGGGGTGTCGGCCGCGGTCGAGGAGCTGCGCGCCCTGGCGGCGCGGGTGGCGGCCTCGACGGCGTCGGTGCTGATCACCGGCGAGAGCGGGTGCGGCAAAGAGGTGCTGGCGCGCTGGCTGCACGCGCACTCGCCGCGCGCCGCCGGGCCGTTCGTGGCCATCAACTGCGCCGCGCTCCCCGACAGCCTGGTCGAGTCGGAGCTGTTCGGCTACGACCGCGGCGCCTTCACCGGCGCGGTCGAGGCCAAGCCGGGGCTCTTCGAGCAGGCCAACGGCGGCACCCTCTTCCTGGACGAGGTCACCGAGGTCGCCCCGCTGCTGCAGGCCAAGCTGCTGCGCGCGCTGCAGGACCGCACCACGCGGCGGCTGGGGAGCCTGCGCCCGGTGCGGCTGGACGTGCGCGTGGTGGCCGCCTCGAACCTGGACCCGGCCGCGGCGCTGCGCGACGGGCGGCTGCGCGAGGACCTCTACTACCGCTTGCGCGTGGTGGAACTGCGCATCCCGCCGCTGCGCGAGCGCCCCGAAGACCTGGGGCCGCTCTGCCGCCACTTCTTCGCGCGCTTCGCCGCCGCGGGCGCGCACCGCTTCCGCGACGCCGGGCTCGACGCGCTGGAGGCCATGGAGGCCTACCCCTGGCCGGGGAACGTGCGCGAGCTGGAGAACGCCGTCGAGCGCGCCACGGTCCTCGCCCTCCCCGCCGACGGCGACGTCCTCCCCCTGCACCTGCTCCCCGACGAAGTGCGCGCCGCGGCCCCGCCCGCCGCCGCGCCCTCACCCGCCGGCGCGCGGCTGGACCTGGCCGGGGCCACCCGCCGCCTGCGCCGCCGCTACCTGGCCGAGGCGCTGCGCCGCTCCGGCGGCAACAAGAGCGAGGCCGCGCGCCTGCTCGGCATCAGCCGCCGCGGCTTCTACGACCTCCTGCGCGAAGCCCGCTGA
- a CDS encoding DUF1702 family protein encodes MSRAARLLLRISPDEASFERRGFRAASVTARRRLEAVGRTFLFGYNTALESPGPDELAGRLETVEAERRGFAYEGASMALALLDRLAPWNGGRFARWVAGPADSHAYMAHVGAGWVLARIPLGRARALGRMDPLLRWLAVDGVGFHEGYFHPERTVVHCQVPRRLEGYARRAFDQGLGRALWFVHGADAQAIAATLERFPAGRRADLWSGVGLACTYAGGADPGAFDVLRRAGARFRAELAQGAAFAAGARARAGNPAPHTDAACRAFCGASADEAAAATTETLHDLHPAPDAPAYEVWRLRLRLRFLRTPAAV; translated from the coding sequence ATGAGCAGAGCGGCGAGGCTCCTCCTGCGCATCTCCCCCGACGAGGCGTCGTTCGAGCGCCGCGGGTTCCGCGCCGCGTCCGTCACGGCGCGCCGCCGCCTGGAAGCGGTGGGACGCACCTTCCTCTTCGGCTACAACACCGCGCTGGAGTCTCCCGGGCCCGACGAGCTCGCCGGGCGGCTGGAGACGGTCGAGGCCGAGCGGCGCGGCTTCGCCTACGAGGGCGCGTCGATGGCGCTCGCGCTCCTGGACCGGCTGGCGCCGTGGAACGGGGGACGCTTCGCGCGCTGGGTGGCGGGGCCAGCGGACAGCCACGCCTACATGGCGCACGTCGGCGCCGGCTGGGTGCTGGCCCGCATCCCCCTCGGCCGGGCGCGCGCGCTGGGGCGGATGGACCCGCTGCTGCGTTGGCTGGCGGTGGACGGCGTCGGCTTCCACGAGGGCTACTTCCACCCGGAGCGCACGGTCGTCCACTGCCAGGTCCCCCGGCGCCTCGAGGGCTATGCGCGGCGGGCGTTCGACCAGGGGCTGGGGCGCGCGCTCTGGTTCGTCCACGGCGCGGACGCCCAGGCGATCGCCGCCACGCTGGAGCGCTTCCCCGCCGGGCGCCGCGCGGACCTGTGGTCGGGCGTGGGGCTCGCCTGCACCTACGCGGGCGGGGCGGACCCCGGCGCCTTCGACGTCCTGCGCCGCGCGGGCGCCCGCTTCCGCGCCGAGCTGGCGCAGGGAGCCGCCTTCGCCGCCGGGGCCCGCGCCCGCGCCGGCAACCCCGCGCCGCACACCGACGCCGCCTGCCGCGCCTTCTGCGGCGCGAGCGCGGACGAGGCGGCGGCCGCCACCACCGAGACCCTCCACGACCTGCACCCCGCGCCCGACGCGCCCGCCTACGAGGTGTGGCGCCTCCGGCTCCGCCTCCGCTTCCTCCGCACCCCCGCAGCAGTATGA
- a CDS encoding CRTAC1 family protein has protein sequence MSAPAAPIPPFARRHARRLAAAAAVLALYGMAHLPEPSGAERRELAARFAFARAELPPPEAVPERTIRAVHPDLAHFAGWISSVGAAAALHDLDGDGLPNDACWVDVRADRVFVAPVPGSGARYPGFALDPAPLPYDATTTAPMGCLPGDLDEDGRADLVVYFWGRTPIAFLRRASSSTPAADAYERVEVMPSPGRWYTNAATFADVDGDGHADLLVGNYFPDGARVLHARGGGAEHMQASMSRSANGGKNRVLLWAAPGRFREAADALPPGTATGWTLAIGAADLDGDLRPEIYFANDFGPDRLLHNRSAPGRPRFAVLEGRRGIGTPHSKVLGRDSFKGMGVDFGDLNGDGLLDLYVSNIAGEYALEESHFAWVSTGRPERMREGVAPYADRSEALGLSRSGWGWDSRLADLDNDGVPEALQALGFLRGDINRWPQLHELAMGNDQLLAHPAVWPRFGPGDDLSGRQHLMLFARARDGRYYDVAEGAGVGQRQVTRGIAVADVDGDGRLDFAAANQWDRSYVYRNQSPETGASLVLDLLFPVDGRARTTVRPGLPRAGEGYPALGASARVTLPDGRVLVAQVDGGNGHSGKRAPQLHFGLGDHPPGIPLRVEVAWRDAAGVHREALALLPGRHTVVLGRRPDARTLALSHSRTFALRGGAR, from the coding sequence ATGAGCGCGCCCGCCGCACCCATCCCGCCGTTCGCCCGGCGCCACGCGCGCCGCCTGGCCGCCGCCGCCGCCGTCCTGGCGCTGTACGGGATGGCGCACCTCCCCGAGCCCTCCGGCGCCGAGCGCCGCGAGCTGGCCGCGCGCTTCGCCTTCGCGCGCGCCGAGCTGCCGCCGCCCGAGGCGGTGCCCGAGCGGACGATCCGGGCGGTGCACCCGGACCTGGCGCACTTCGCGGGGTGGATCTCGTCCGTCGGCGCCGCCGCGGCGCTGCACGACCTGGACGGCGACGGGCTGCCGAACGACGCCTGCTGGGTGGACGTGCGCGCCGACCGCGTCTTCGTGGCCCCGGTGCCGGGGAGCGGGGCGCGCTACCCCGGCTTCGCGCTCGACCCCGCGCCGCTGCCGTACGACGCCACGACGACGGCGCCGATGGGCTGCCTCCCCGGCGACCTGGACGAGGACGGGCGCGCGGACCTGGTGGTCTACTTCTGGGGTCGCACGCCGATCGCCTTCCTCCGCCGCGCCTCGTCCTCCACGCCGGCGGCGGACGCGTACGAGCGGGTGGAGGTGATGCCGTCTCCCGGGCGCTGGTACACGAACGCCGCGACGTTCGCGGACGTGGACGGCGACGGGCACGCGGACCTGCTGGTCGGCAACTACTTCCCCGACGGCGCGCGGGTGCTGCACGCGCGCGGCGGCGGAGCGGAGCACATGCAGGCCTCCATGTCGCGCTCGGCGAACGGCGGGAAGAACCGCGTGCTGCTGTGGGCCGCGCCGGGGCGCTTCCGCGAGGCGGCGGACGCGCTGCCGCCGGGGACGGCGACGGGATGGACGCTGGCGATCGGCGCGGCGGACCTGGACGGCGACCTGCGTCCCGAGATCTACTTCGCCAACGACTTCGGGCCGGACCGGCTGCTGCACAACCGCTCGGCGCCGGGGCGGCCGCGCTTCGCCGTGCTGGAGGGGCGCAGGGGGATCGGGACGCCGCACTCCAAGGTGCTGGGGCGCGACTCGTTCAAGGGGATGGGCGTCGACTTCGGCGACCTGAACGGCGACGGGCTGCTGGACCTGTACGTCAGCAACATCGCGGGCGAGTACGCGCTGGAGGAGAGCCACTTCGCCTGGGTGAGCACGGGGCGCCCGGAGCGGATGCGGGAGGGCGTGGCGCCGTACGCGGACCGCAGCGAGGCGCTGGGGCTCTCGCGCAGCGGGTGGGGGTGGGACTCGCGCCTGGCGGACCTGGACAACGACGGCGTCCCCGAGGCGCTGCAGGCGCTGGGCTTCCTGCGCGGCGACATCAACCGCTGGCCGCAGCTGCACGAGCTGGCGATGGGCAACGACCAGCTCCTGGCGCACCCGGCCGTCTGGCCCCGCTTCGGCCCCGGCGACGACCTGAGCGGCCGCCAGCACCTGATGCTCTTCGCCCGCGCGCGGGACGGGCGCTACTACGACGTGGCGGAGGGCGCCGGCGTCGGCCAGCGGCAGGTGACGCGCGGCATCGCCGTGGCCGACGTGGACGGCGACGGGCGGCTGGACTTCGCGGCCGCCAACCAGTGGGACCGCTCCTACGTCTACCGAAACCAGTCTCCCGAAACCGGCGCCTCCCTCGTCCTCGACCTCCTCTTCCCGGTCGACGGACGGGCCCGGACGACGGTGCGCCCCGGCCTGCCGCGCGCGGGAGAAGGCTATCCCGCGCTCGGTGCATCCGCGCGGGTGACGCTCCCGGACGGCCGCGTGCTCGTCGCGCAGGTGGACGGCGGCAACGGTCACTCGGGGAAGCGCGCGCCGCAGCTGCACTTCGGCCTGGGCGACCACCCGCCGGGCATCCCCCTGCGCGTCGAGGTCGCCTGGCGCGACGCGGCCGGCGTGCACCGGGAAGCGCTCGCCCTCCTCCCCGGCCGGCACACCGTCGTCCTGGGCCGGAGACCGGACGCGCGCACTCTCGCACTTTCGCACTCTCGCACTTTCGCACTCCGGGGAGGTGCCCGATGA